In one window of Massilibacterium senegalense DNA:
- a CDS encoding InlB B-repeat-containing protein yields the protein MKIKKSLFVRLLSAISVMALLVAMIPKTVFAEAYDPKTSYKNLGIRFWEDKQPDVGFYINASSRYILETVPEPSMGTIAGEWSVMDLLRGKYAGYDYINYIPENYFDDYLIRIEQYVNEKNGNLDRSKSTEWSRLILALSALGYDITDVAGYDFIEKLSKSHKFSYRQGINGPIWEIIAMNTGNYEFYKDIKNPDVNTYGKMIDYILQKEITQKSGMLGGWALFGKNPDPDITAMALQALAPFYLDKERYLQSGATTSYEDFAKAVERAIYVLSLIQTENGAYAAFGNVNAESTVQVIVALTTLGIDPLSEKVELNSIGKNVSFIKNGAIQDGVWTNNMIDALITFWANGSGSSQEVGGFKHVTTGYDGGGGSGTGVNAMATDQALYGLIAYDRFKKGKNTLYDMTDMINGEHLNMLVKTFTVEFVGISEEDVKQEYYAPYQVLQITSGNDVKGKKFKNWNTKKDGSGTVYNPSEKLSMPEQNIALYAQYENIQYTIILEANGADVIGDKIPTSYTIEDNDILLPTAEQMKNEGYIFKGWYDNSNFEGNPIKMIPSGSYGNKTFYAKWIDTVENDKEMALKVEKMIDALPQVDRLTIDNQEEVNKTRVAYDALQVEQQKMVKNIEDLIEREKRMIALIQEKNSENSAKVEKMISDLPEESIVMLQDKIVIEEAREAFEKLTELEQKLVSNIETLIQLENKVKELEQQVIDESVAKDVEKMIRDLPEESSVTLQDKTLVNKVRVAYDLLTESQKKHVLNYENLQLLEVRIASLQLQDDQEKVQKIGTLIDNIPEINLLTIEHKVEVENLRKMYYALTKLQQKLLSKEKVTKFEEINIKMNELEQKSEDEAAAQNIIHMIEGLPDVNDLTMGAKNEITRVRTNYNNLSDSQQKLVKNIEQLIQLEQQLVAKSVEEMIMNLPEEFALTLEQKVQIEKAREAFNNLTEEQKKSLTNQEKLIQLENKLKELEKQEIDKSVANVVEDIIKNLPEEFALKLEQKVQIEKAREAYENLTEEQKKLVSNKNKLITLESKINELEKNTQKNDNGKSTNDERVSTKKSDSLKEIPKANQENIKKKNIEINSAQSTNRKNPNQVKDKNKQDKKKLPKTGESQNGAIRVAGILLLVFGLTFFIRKRDQIRG from the coding sequence TTGAAAATTAAAAAAAGCTTATTTGTGCGTTTGTTATCTGCCATCTCAGTTATGGCACTATTGGTAGCAATGATTCCAAAAACTGTTTTTGCAGAAGCGTATGATCCAAAAACAAGTTACAAAAATTTAGGAATCCGTTTTTGGGAGGACAAGCAACCGGATGTTGGGTTTTATATTAATGCCTCTTCTAGATATATTTTAGAAACTGTACCTGAGCCTAGTATGGGAACAATTGCTGGTGAGTGGTCAGTAATGGATTTATTACGTGGAAAGTATGCTGGTTATGATTATATTAATTATATTCCGGAAAATTATTTTGATGATTATCTTATACGTATAGAACAATATGTTAATGAAAAGAATGGAAACCTAGATCGGAGTAAATCAACAGAATGGTCTCGTTTAATATTGGCTCTTTCAGCATTAGGTTATGATATTACTGATGTAGCAGGGTATGATTTTATAGAAAAATTGTCAAAATCACACAAATTTTCTTATCGTCAAGGAATAAATGGTCCGATTTGGGAAATTATTGCGATGAATACTGGTAACTATGAATTTTATAAAGATATTAAAAACCCTGATGTAAATACATATGGAAAAATGATTGATTATATTTTACAAAAAGAAATTACGCAAAAAAGTGGTATGTTAGGCGGATGGGCATTATTCGGAAAAAATCCTGATCCTGACATTACTGCAATGGCCCTACAAGCACTGGCACCTTTTTATTTAGATAAAGAGAGATATTTGCAATCAGGTGCAACAACTTCCTATGAGGATTTTGCTAAAGCTGTTGAAAGAGCAATTTATGTTTTATCGCTTATTCAAACTGAAAATGGTGCTTATGCCGCTTTTGGAAACGTTAATGCTGAAAGTACGGTACAAGTGATAGTTGCATTAACTACTTTAGGAATTGATCCTCTTTCAGAAAAAGTAGAGTTAAATTCTATTGGTAAAAATGTAAGTTTTATAAAAAATGGAGCTATTCAAGATGGCGTTTGGACAAATAATATGATTGATGCTCTTATTACATTTTGGGCTAATGGTAGTGGATCATCTCAAGAAGTTGGCGGCTTTAAACATGTAACAACTGGCTATGATGGTGGTGGTGGTTCTGGGACAGGTGTTAATGCCATGGCAACTGACCAAGCACTTTATGGGTTAATCGCATACGATCGGTTTAAAAAAGGAAAAAATACCTTATATGATATGACAGATATGATAAATGGTGAACATTTAAATATGCTAGTTAAAACATTTACTGTTGAGTTTGTAGGAATTTCTGAAGAAGACGTTAAACAAGAATATTATGCTCCTTATCAAGTATTACAAATAACTAGTGGAAATGATGTGAAAGGTAAGAAGTTCAAAAATTGGAACACTAAAAAGGATGGAAGTGGGACAGTATATAATCCTTCTGAAAAATTATCAATGCCAGAACAAAATATAGCTTTATACGCACAATATGAAAATATACAATATACAATCATCCTAGAAGCTAATGGTGCGGACGTAATAGGTGATAAGATACCTACTTCATACACAATCGAAGATAATGATATTTTATTACCAACAGCTGAACAAATGAAAAATGAAGGTTACATTTTTAAAGGATGGTATGATAATTCAAATTTTGAAGGTAATCCAATAAAAATGATTCCAAGTGGGAGTTATGGTAATAAAACTTTTTATGCTAAATGGATTGATACAGTTGAAAATGATAAAGAAATGGCATTAAAAGTTGAAAAAATGATTGATGCATTACCACAAGTCGATAGGTTAACAATCGACAATCAAGAAGAAGTGAATAAAACTAGAGTAGCATATGACGCACTGCAGGTAGAACAGCAAAAAATGGTAAAAAATATTGAAGACTTAATTGAACGCGAAAAAAGAATGATAGCTTTGATTCAAGAAAAAAATAGTGAAAATTCAGCTAAGGTAGAAAAGATGATTTCCGATTTACCAGAAGAGTCAATCGTAATGTTACAAGACAAAATAGTAATAGAGGAAGCGAGAGAAGCTTTTGAGAAATTAACAGAACTAGAACAAAAGTTAGTATCGAATATAGAAACATTAATTCAATTAGAAAACAAAGTGAAAGAATTAGAACAACAGGTTATTGATGAATCAGTAGCAAAAGATGTAGAAAAAATGATTCGCGATTTACCAGAAGAGTCAAGTGTAACATTACAAGATAAAACGTTAGTAAACAAGGTAAGAGTAGCATATGACCTATTAACGGAATCGCAGAAAAAACACGTATTAAATTATGAAAATTTACAATTACTAGAAGTAAGGATTGCTTCATTACAATTGCAAGATGATCAAGAAAAAGTACAAAAAATAGGAACATTGATTGACAATATACCTGAAATCAATCTTTTAACAATAGAACATAAAGTAGAAGTAGAAAATTTAAGGAAAATGTATTATGCATTAACCAAACTACAACAAAAGTTGCTTTCAAAAGAAAAAGTGACAAAGTTTGAAGAAATCAATATAAAAATGAATGAACTAGAACAAAAATCAGAAGATGAAGCTGCTGCTCAAAATATAATCCATATGATTGAAGGGCTCCCTGATGTAAATGACTTAACAATGGGTGCTAAAAATGAAATAACAAGAGTAAGAACAAATTACAATAATTTATCCGACTCACAACAAAAATTGGTGAAGAATATAGAGCAACTTATTCAACTAGAACAACAATTGGTCGCTAAATCAGTAGAAGAAATGATAATGAACTTACCAGAAGAGTTTGCTCTAACATTAGAACAAAAAGTACAAATAGAAAAAGCGAGAGAAGCATTTAATAATTTAACAGAAGAACAAAAGAAATCACTCACTAATCAAGAAAAATTAATTCAATTAGAAAACAAACTAAAAGAATTGGAGAAGCAAGAGATAGATAAATCAGTAGCTAACGTAGTTGAGGATATAATAAAGAATTTACCAGAAGAGTTTGCTCTAAAACTAGAACAAAAAGTACAAATAGAAAAAGCGAGAGAAGCATACGAAAATTTGACAGAAGAACAAAAGAAATTAGTTTCCAATAAAAATAAACTAATAACTTTAGAAAGTAAAATAAATGAGTTAGAAAAAAATACGCAAAAAAATGACAATGGAAAATCAACAAATGATGAACGAGTAAGCACGAAGAAATCAGATTCACTAAAAGAAATACCTAAAGCTAATCAAGAAAATATAAAAAAGAAAAATATTGAAATTAATAGTGCACAATCTACAAATAGAAAAAATCCAAATCAAGTGAAAGATAAAAATAAACAAGATAAGAAAAAACTTCCTAAAACTGGTGAATCCCAAAATGGAGCGATTCGTGTAGCAGGCATTCTCTTATTAGTATTTGGACTAACGTTCTTTATTAGAAAAAGAGATCAAATTAGAGGATAG
- the leuS gene encoding leucine--tRNA ligase, protein MSFNHQEVEKKWQNYWLHNKTFKTTEDENKPNYYALDMFPYPSGAGLHVGHPEGYTATDILARMKRMQGYNVLHPMGWDAFGLPAEQYAIDTGNDPAEFTEKNIKVFRKQIQSLGFSYDWDREINTTDPKYYKWTQWIFLKLYEKGLAYVDEVPVNWCPALGTVLANEEVIDGKSERGNHPVERRPMRQWVLRITKYADRLLEDLEELDWPENIKEMQRNWIGRSEGAEVIFTIDGTDETYTVFTTRPDTLFGVTYSVLAPEHPLVEKITTPEQKEAVQTYLDQVKHKSDLERTDLAKDKTGVFTGSYAVNPVNGEKVPIWIADYVLMSYGSGAIMAVPAHDDRDYEFAQKFGLKIREVVQGGDISKEAYTGEGKHINSDFLDGFDKEKAIKTMIQWLEENKKGEKKVTYRLRDWLFSRQRYWGEPIPVIHWEDGTTESVKEEELPLLLPETDQVKPSGTGESPLANLEDWVNVVDENGRKGRRETNTMPQWAGSCWYHLRYIDPHNSEQLADPEKLKQWLPIDMYMGGAEHAVLHLLYARFWHKFLYDLGVVPTKEPYQRLYNQGMILGENNEKMSKSRGNVVNPDTVVESHGADTLRLYEMFMGPLDASVPWSTNGLDGARRFLDRVWRLFAQDDGTLNPAIKDTQGSEEFERLYHQTVKKVTEDYEHLRFNVGISQLMVLINDAYKQEVLPKDIMEGFVQMLSPVAPHIGEELWEKLGHTESITYASWPTYDESKLTTDEVEIVIQVNGKVRTKKVVAKDTGKEELEKIALSDERVQEFIEGKTVRKVIAVPGKLVNIVAN, encoded by the coding sequence ATGAGCTTTAATCATCAAGAAGTTGAAAAGAAATGGCAAAATTATTGGCTACACAACAAAACGTTTAAAACGACGGAAGATGAAAATAAACCAAATTACTACGCATTAGATATGTTCCCGTATCCGTCAGGAGCTGGTTTACACGTTGGACATCCAGAAGGATATACAGCAACGGATATTTTGGCTCGTATGAAACGGATGCAAGGATATAACGTGCTTCATCCGATGGGATGGGATGCGTTTGGTCTTCCTGCTGAGCAATACGCGATTGATACAGGAAATGATCCTGCAGAATTTACAGAAAAAAATATCAAAGTATTCCGTAAACAAATTCAATCATTAGGTTTCTCCTATGACTGGGACCGTGAAATTAATACTACGGATCCTAAATATTATAAATGGACACAATGGATTTTCTTAAAGTTATATGAAAAAGGATTAGCATACGTAGATGAGGTGCCAGTGAACTGGTGTCCTGCATTAGGAACTGTTCTTGCGAATGAAGAAGTAATTGACGGGAAAAGTGAACGCGGAAATCATCCAGTAGAACGCCGTCCGATGCGTCAATGGGTGTTACGTATTACAAAATATGCAGATCGTCTATTAGAAGATTTAGAAGAACTAGATTGGCCAGAAAATATTAAAGAAATGCAACGAAACTGGATTGGTCGTTCAGAAGGGGCAGAAGTAATCTTTACTATTGATGGAACAGACGAAACATATACAGTCTTTACGACACGTCCAGATACATTGTTTGGTGTAACGTATTCTGTATTAGCGCCTGAACATCCATTAGTAGAAAAAATTACAACACCAGAACAAAAAGAAGCAGTACAAACTTATTTAGATCAAGTAAAACATAAAAGTGATTTAGAACGTACCGACCTTGCAAAAGATAAAACAGGTGTGTTTACTGGTAGTTATGCTGTCAATCCTGTAAACGGGGAAAAAGTGCCGATTTGGATTGCTGATTATGTGTTAATGAGTTATGGTAGCGGTGCGATTATGGCAGTACCTGCACACGACGATCGTGACTATGAATTCGCTCAAAAATTTGGATTGAAAATTCGCGAAGTAGTACAAGGTGGCGATATTTCAAAAGAAGCCTATACTGGCGAAGGGAAACACATTAATTCTGACTTTTTAGATGGCTTTGATAAAGAAAAAGCAATTAAAACGATGATTCAATGGCTAGAAGAAAATAAAAAAGGCGAAAAGAAAGTAACGTATCGTTTACGCGATTGGTTGTTTAGTCGTCAACGTTATTGGGGAGAACCAATCCCAGTTATCCATTGGGAAGATGGAACAACGGAATCAGTAAAAGAAGAAGAATTACCACTTTTATTACCAGAAACAGATCAAGTGAAACCATCAGGAACTGGGGAATCACCACTTGCAAACTTAGAAGATTGGGTAAATGTAGTCGATGAAAACGGACGTAAAGGTCGTCGTGAAACAAATACAATGCCACAATGGGCGGGAAGTTGTTGGTATCACTTACGCTACATTGACCCACATAATTCAGAGCAATTAGCAGACCCTGAAAAATTAAAACAATGGTTACCAATTGATATGTATATGGGTGGTGCAGAACATGCGGTTCTTCACTTATTATATGCACGTTTCTGGCACAAATTCTTATATGATTTAGGAGTTGTCCCAACGAAAGAACCATATCAACGCTTATATAACCAAGGAATGATTCTTGGAGAAAATAATGAAAAAATGAGTAAGTCACGGGGCAACGTAGTAAATCCAGATACAGTAGTGGAATCGCATGGTGCAGACACGCTTCGTTTATACGAAATGTTTATGGGTCCATTAGATGCGTCGGTTCCTTGGAGTACAAATGGGTTAGATGGTGCACGTCGTTTCTTAGATCGCGTATGGCGTTTATTTGCACAAGATGATGGTACATTAAATCCTGCAATAAAAGATACGCAAGGCTCAGAGGAATTTGAACGCCTTTACCATCAAACGGTGAAAAAAGTAACCGAAGACTATGAACATTTACGTTTTAATGTTGGTATTTCACAATTAATGGTGTTAATCAACGATGCATACAAACAGGAAGTGCTTCCAAAAGATATTATGGAGGGATTTGTTCAAATGCTTTCACCAGTAGCACCACATATTGGGGAAGAATTATGGGAAAAACTTGGACATACCGAATCGATTACGTATGCATCTTGGCCAACATATGACGAAAGCAAATTAACGACAGATGAAGTCGAAATTGTGATTCAAGTAAACGGGAAGGTTCGTACGAAAAAAGTAGTTGCAAAGGATACTGGAAAAGAAGAACTAGAAAAAATAGCGCTATCGGATGAACGAGTACAAGAATTTATCGAAGGAAAAACAGTCCGTAAGGTGATTGCTGTTCCAGGAAAATTAGTAAATATTGTTGCAAATTAA
- a CDS encoding TIGR01212 family radical SAM protein (This family includes YhcC from E. coli K-12, an uncharacterized radical SAM protein.), whose product MQTQMYGDKRYYSLNYYFRETFGEKIFKIPLDGGFDCPNRDGKVAFGGCTFCSERGSGDFAGNRTDHLVKQFQDIQQKMHQKWKEGKYIGYFQAYSNTYAPVEELREKFEMMLQQKNVIGLSIATRPDCLPNDVVEYLAELNERTYLWVELGLQTVHDQTGELINRAHDYACYVDAVNRLRKHNIRICSHIINGLPLETYDMMMKTAREVAKLDVQGIKIHLLHLLKHTPMVKQYENGLVQLMEFDEYVNLVCDQLEILPPNMVIHRLTGDGPSHLMIGPMWSLNKWEVLNAIDAELKRRDSYQGKYYKG is encoded by the coding sequence ATGCAGACACAAATGTACGGAGATAAACGTTATTACTCGTTAAATTATTATTTTAGAGAAACATTTGGAGAAAAAATTTTCAAAATTCCGCTAGATGGCGGATTTGATTGCCCTAATCGAGATGGAAAAGTTGCTTTTGGTGGATGTACGTTTTGTAGTGAACGAGGTTCAGGAGACTTTGCTGGAAATCGGACCGACCATTTAGTGAAACAATTTCAAGATATTCAACAAAAAATGCATCAAAAATGGAAAGAAGGAAAATACATCGGCTATTTCCAAGCATATTCCAATACGTATGCGCCTGTTGAAGAATTACGAGAAAAATTTGAAATGATGTTACAACAAAAAAATGTGATTGGCCTCTCCATCGCAACACGACCAGATTGTTTACCAAATGATGTCGTGGAATATTTAGCAGAATTGAATGAACGGACATATTTATGGGTGGAACTCGGCTTACAAACAGTACATGATCAAACGGGAGAACTGATTAATCGTGCTCACGATTATGCTTGTTATGTAGATGCCGTTAACCGGTTGCGCAAACATAATATCCGAATTTGTTCCCATATCATTAACGGTTTGCCACTTGAAACGTACGATATGATGATGAAAACGGCTCGCGAAGTGGCAAAATTAGATGTACAAGGCATTAAAATTCATTTGCTTCATTTATTAAAACATACACCAATGGTAAAACAATACGAAAATGGACTTGTTCAACTAATGGAGTTTGATGAATATGTAAACCTTGTTTGTGATCAATTAGAAATTCTTCCACCAAATATGGTCATTCATCGTTTAACTGGTGATGGACCCTCTCATTTAATGATTGGACCGATGTGGTCGCTTAATAAATGGGAAGTGTTAAATGCTATTGACGCAGAATTAAAACGACGCGATAGTTATCAAGGAAAGTATTACAAAGGATGA
- a CDS encoding class I SAM-dependent methyltransferase → MMLEQAVPFSHTLLRKVVTSGDIVVDATAGNGHDTLFLAELVGKTGHVYAFDIQTQAIEQTKKRIEKANITTDITYVLDSHAHVEQYVKAEHKQKISAAIFNLGYLPRSDKTKITTATSTIPAMQQLLKHLLPDGLIIVVVYSGHDGGKEEKEAVLAFAKQLPQETFQVLQYGFINQRNTPPFVIAIQKRSS, encoded by the coding sequence ATGATGTTAGAACAAGCAGTTCCCTTTTCCCATACATTATTACGAAAAGTTGTCACATCTGGTGATATCGTAGTGGATGCAACAGCAGGAAATGGGCATGATACGTTATTTCTTGCTGAGCTTGTTGGAAAAACAGGGCACGTTTATGCATTTGATATTCAAACACAAGCAATCGAACAAACGAAAAAGCGAATTGAAAAAGCAAACATCACAACTGACATAACGTATGTATTAGATAGCCATGCACATGTAGAACAATATGTAAAAGCAGAACATAAACAAAAAATTAGTGCAGCCATTTTTAATCTTGGCTATTTACCACGGTCTGATAAAACAAAAATTACAACGGCAACTTCTACTATTCCGGCAATGCAACAATTGTTAAAACATCTTCTTCCTGATGGATTAATCATTGTTGTTGTGTACAGTGGTCATGATGGCGGGAAAGAAGAAAAAGAAGCTGTATTAGCATTTGCAAAACAACTTCCGCAAGAAACATTTCAAGTATTACAATATGGATTTATTAACCAACGTAATACACCGCCATTTGTTATCGCCATCCAAAAAAGAAGCAGCTAA
- a CDS encoding tetraprenyl-beta-curcumene synthase family protein → MVVPTTPVSLMWNVYRKVIPAVHLRLNKWRHLALKIPNQELRKQALASIATKTFHCEGGAIYSLLTPEKYEQNIDFIVAYQTISDYLDNLCDRSTSLDPTDFRMLHEAMIDSLTPGASHQSYYQYREEQDDGGYLDALVSECQHFLEKHPHYEQIKEQLYQLAQVYVDLQVHKHVKVDERVPRLSTWFQQYEQQLPTMTWYEFSASSGSTLGIFCLISSGNQETFTKQEAKKIIDAYFPWMQGIHILLDYLIDQEEDRVGGDLNFCFYYDSNDVMFRRFQTFFTEADESIQQLPNPDFHQMILRGLLGIYLSDAKVVSQQTVKPFAKSLIRYGGEQAAFFYVNGKWFRKIGKQLGQS, encoded by the coding sequence ATGGTCGTTCCAACAACGCCGGTATCACTTATGTGGAATGTGTATCGAAAAGTGATTCCTGCGGTTCATTTACGATTGAATAAGTGGAGACATCTAGCGTTAAAAATTCCGAATCAAGAATTAAGAAAACAAGCGCTAGCAAGCATTGCAACGAAAACATTCCATTGTGAAGGTGGCGCCATTTATAGTTTGTTAACGCCTGAAAAATATGAACAAAATATTGATTTTATTGTTGCTTATCAAACGATTAGTGACTACCTAGATAATTTATGTGATCGAAGTACATCATTAGATCCGACTGATTTTCGAATGTTACACGAAGCGATGATTGATTCGTTAACACCTGGTGCTTCGCATCAATCATATTATCAATATCGGGAAGAACAAGATGACGGTGGATATTTAGATGCACTCGTGTCAGAATGTCAACATTTTTTAGAAAAACATCCACATTATGAACAGATAAAAGAACAATTATATCAATTAGCACAAGTGTATGTGGATTTACAAGTGCATAAACATGTCAAAGTAGACGAACGTGTACCACGCTTATCCACATGGTTTCAACAGTATGAACAACAACTTCCGACAATGACGTGGTATGAGTTTTCTGCCTCAAGCGGTTCGACGTTAGGTATTTTTTGTTTAATTTCGAGCGGGAATCAAGAAACATTTACAAAACAAGAGGCCAAAAAAATAATTGATGCCTACTTTCCATGGATGCAAGGAATACATATTTTATTAGATTACTTAATTGACCAAGAAGAAGATCGTGTTGGTGGAGATTTAAACTTTTGTTTTTACTATGATTCGAACGACGTGATGTTTCGACGATTTCAAACATTTTTTACAGAAGCGGATGAGAGTATCCAGCAGTTACCAAACCCGGATTTTCATCAAATGATCCTTCGTGGTTTGTTAGGTATTTATTTGTCAGATGCAAAAGTAGTTTCCCAACAAACGGTGAAGCCTTTTGCAAAATCACTCATTCGTTACGGGGGAGAACAAGCAGCCTTTTTTTACGTGAATGGAAAATGGTTTCGAAAAATAGGAAAGCAGCTAGGGCAATCCTAA
- a CDS encoding alpha/beta hydrolase yields MWIHETKNPKGTIVIIHGAGEHHGRYRWLIEQFLNSGYHVVIGDLPGQGYNISHRGYIHTFMEYVLEVEKWIATSHMLKRPTYIVAHSMGALVAIELMMQKRVHIDGLIFSSPSLGIANVPNKFINYGAKIANFFTPTLQVTTSIRKEVATRNDEQIRRDEKDPFILSSVSVHWFRELLRMIERAQEHVLQFPNIPLLILQGGNDLVVDRQAVYQWFNQLPSKDKMYKEFPGLYHEVFNEPEKEEVFKYAHYFLEMHQQ; encoded by the coding sequence ATGTGGATACATGAAACAAAAAATCCTAAAGGAACAATCGTCATCATCCATGGAGCAGGGGAGCATCACGGACGGTATCGGTGGTTAATCGAGCAGTTTCTTAACAGTGGTTACCATGTCGTGATTGGGGATTTACCTGGCCAAGGATATAACATTTCACACCGTGGTTATATTCACACATTTATGGAGTATGTGTTAGAAGTGGAAAAATGGATTGCAACATCGCACATGTTAAAGCGTCCAACCTATATTGTCGCACATAGCATGGGTGCGCTAGTTGCCATTGAATTAATGATGCAAAAGCGCGTACATATTGATGGGCTCATTTTTTCTTCCCCTAGTTTAGGAATTGCTAATGTACCGAATAAGTTTATAAATTACGGGGCAAAAATTGCAAACTTTTTCACACCAACGCTGCAAGTAACTACGTCGATTCGTAAGGAGGTTGCGACACGAAACGATGAACAAATTCGAAGAGATGAAAAAGACCCTTTTATTTTATCGTCTGTTTCCGTTCATTGGTTTCGCGAATTACTACGCATGATTGAACGAGCACAGGAACATGTATTGCAATTTCCGAATATCCCGCTGTTAATTTTACAAGGGGGAAATGATTTAGTTGTGGATAGACAAGCTGTTTATCAATGGTTTAATCAATTACCATCAAAAGATAAAATGTATAAAGAGTTTCCTGGTTTGTATCATGAAGTATTTAACGAACCGGAAAAAGAAGAAGTATTTAAGTATGCGCACTATTTTTTAGAAATGCATCAACAATAG
- a CDS encoding gamma carbonic anhydrase, which yields MTYPFKDKSPQIAESTYVADNVVVTGDVIIGDECSIWYGTVIRGDVAPTIIGDRVNIQDQSMLHQSPNNTLLLEDDVTVGHQCLLHSCIIRKNALIGMGSIILDGAEIGEGAFIGAGSLVSQSKKIPPNTLAFGRPAKVIRQLTEEDLQNMARIRREYVEKGQYYKSIQK from the coding sequence ATTACATACCCGTTTAAAGACAAAAGTCCACAAATTGCAGAAAGTACGTATGTAGCAGATAATGTTGTCGTTACTGGTGACGTTATCATTGGTGATGAGTGCAGCATCTGGTACGGTACTGTCATTCGTGGTGACGTTGCACCAACTATTATTGGAGACCGCGTCAACATCCAAGACCAATCGATGTTACATCAAAGTCCAAATAACACCTTATTACTAGAAGATGATGTAACGGTTGGCCATCAATGTTTATTACATAGTTGTATCATCCGAAAAAATGCACTAATTGGGATGGGGTCCATCATCTTAGATGGTGCTGAAATTGGGGAAGGTGCATTTATAGGTGCTGGTAGCCTCGTTTCTCAAAGTAAAAAGATTCCCCCTAACACGTTAGCATTCGGACGCCCTGCGAAAGTTATTCGTCAATTAACAGAAGAAGATTTGCAGAACATGGCACGAATTCGACGTGAATATGTGGAAAAAGGGCAATATTATAAATCCATTCAAAAATAA
- a CDS encoding phosphatase PAP2 family protein: protein MKTMIGRLTEWDQSIFRLFNQHFHRRSVYMLLTKITHIGGARITIATLLLLLLFAPDPYATYAKAAAFALFFSHLPVQIGKHLFRRNRPYLTLSDTFVVHNPLKDHSFPSGHSTAIFAATTPFIIGEPILMVVLLPLALLVASSRIFLGLHYPSDVLVGILLGSITGIVCSSIMIG from the coding sequence ATGAAAACGATGATTGGTCGTTTGACAGAGTGGGATCAATCGATTTTCCGTTTATTTAATCAACATTTTCACAGACGATCTGTGTATATGTTATTAACTAAAATTACGCATATCGGTGGTGCGAGAATTACCATCGCTACCTTATTACTCTTACTGTTATTTGCACCAGATCCATATGCAACGTATGCAAAAGCTGCTGCGTTTGCATTATTTTTCAGTCACCTTCCTGTTCAAATCGGCAAACATTTATTCCGTAGAAATCGTCCTTATCTTACATTATCTGATACCTTTGTTGTTCATAATCCATTGAAAGATCATTCTTTTCCATCCGGACATTCGACCGCCATCTTTGCTGCAACGACACCGTTTATAATTGGAGAACCGATACTTATGGTTGTGCTTCTTCCATTGGCACTGCTCGTTGCATCATCCCGAATCTTTTTAGGACTTCATTATCCTAGTGATGTTCTCGTCGGAATTTTACTCGGTTCTATTACTGGAATAGTTTGTTCTTCTATTATGATAGGATAA